The following proteins come from a genomic window of Amphiura filiformis chromosome 16, Afil_fr2py, whole genome shotgun sequence:
- the LOC140136221 gene encoding zinc finger protein 532-like: protein MESPFTKFQLLFCKTCGLQRLCDVTEELQKLFTEKYLEPNTCGICQKQVEQANNINKEKSAQQSGMKEEQINDGDGQNDDYDLRPNLRVAVKKDKLVINNKVQDDEVIAMKIEPNVDIDEGHKSMQMEEDPELVASPMKSELDEDTDEEIHSLTQEEDPELMASPMKSELDEDTDEEIHTLTQVADPEQVASSTAMKSERNEDIDEEVHRLMQMEEDPEMVASSTLLEGTNEDFFKFLDPELLKVTLPSDDPKKPLKCKVCNAAFGAIQLFANHVSDHTDKGPMQKPLKCPDCGKNYPTKSFQQHRGFHFNLKTPQQCIYKGCKFAFKELRVFKSHLDVHKGDKRHCCKVCGAGYLRKRDLSVHEQVHSSGPKRFRCRYCENSYSTSNITLRHERKVHDHQDILECDECGLKCSTEYSLKRHKQSHKTKLETDFVCAQCGACFTDQVTLDQHALNACEAPFDWEGETKFVDPRLVALMDKPRIKSKPFRCKQCPRKECRRLSLFLYHVKYKHDCPVTHVYTCDQCDMKFDKYSEVEDHSATHSHDLTYMCDLDGCNKHFKTPTDFRKHKLYHKDDKRQHTCHICGVSFRTTSTLTRHVNGVHFKNNRPYKCTYCDSRFLWKGMQQRHEKLRHLNERRFVCEVCGKSFKEKTQLVTHNYSHTGERPFACHLCEYRCVRRDYLTNHMRLHTGKRPYRCELCETTCMHKSALNYHMKKVH from the coding sequence ATGGAGTCGCCTTTCACGAAATTCCAGTTGTTATTCTGCAAAACTTGTGGTTTACAACGATTGTGTGATGTGACCGAAGAACTCCAGAAActctttacagaaaaatatttggAGCCAAACACATGTGGTATTTGCCAGAAACAAGTGGAGCAAGCGAACAACATCAACAAAGAGAAGTCTGCGCAACAATCTGGTATGAAAGAAGAACAAATTAACGACGGTGATGGTCAGAATGACGATTACGATTTACGTCCAAATTTACGTGTTGCTGTAAAAAAGGACAAATTGGTTATAAACAATAAGGTACAAGATGATGAGGTCATTGCCATGAAAATTGAGCCGAATGTAGACATTGACGAAGGCCACAAATCGATGCAAATGGAAGAAGATCCTGAACTGGTGGCTTCACCTATGAAAAGTGAGCTGGATGAAGACACTGACGAAGAAATCCACTCATTGACGCAAGAAGAAGATCCTGAACTGATGGCTTCACCCATGAAAAGTGAGCTGGATGAAGACACTGACGAAGAAATCCACACATTGACGCAAGTGGCAGATCCTGAACAGGTGGCTTCATCCACTGCCATGAAAAGTGAGCGGAATGAAGACATTGACGAAGAAGTCCACAGATTGATGCAAATGGAAGAAGATCCTGAAATGGTGGCTTCGTCAACTTTACTGGAAGGAACAAATGaagattttttcaaatttcttgatCCTGAACTTCTTAAAGTCACACTGCCTTCAGATGACCCAAAAAAGCCCCTCAAGTGCAAGGTATGCAATGCAGCATTCGGTGCTATTCAATTATTTGCTAACCATGTGTCAGATCACACGGATAAAGGGCCGATGCAGAAGCCACTGAAGTGCCCAGACTGTGGGAAGAACTACCCTACAAAATCTTTCCAACAGCACAGAGGATTCCATTTCAACTTGAAAACTCCGCAGCAGTGTATCTACAAAGGATGCAAATTCGCATTCAAAGAATTGAGAGTATTTAAAAGCCATTTGGATGTGCACAAAGGGGACAAACGTCATTGTTGCAAGGTATGTGGTGCAGGATATTTGAGAAAAAGAGATCTGTCCGTACATGAACAAGTCCATTCTAGTGGACCAAAACGATTCCGTTGCCGGTATTGTGAGAATTCCTACAGTACTAGTAACATAACACTGCGACATGAGAGAAAAGTTCATGATCATCAAGATATTCTTGAATGTGATGAGTGTGGCCTTAAATGTTCGACAGAATATTCGTTAAAGAGGCATAAACAGTCCCACAAAACAAAATTGGAAACCGATTTTGTATGCGCCCAGTGTGGAGCATGTTTTACAGATCAAGTTACGCTTGATCAGCATGCATTAAACGCCTGTGAAGCCCCTTTTGATTGGGAAGGGGAAACCAAATTCGTGGATCCAAGACTTGTAGCTCTCATGGATAAGCCAAGAATAAAGAGCAAACCATTCAGGTGCAAGCAATGTCCAAGGAAAGAATGCAGACGTTTGTCTCTATTTTTGTACCATGTGAAATATAAACATGATTGCCCTGTGACACATGTATACACTTGTGATCAGTGTGATATGAAATTTGACAAGTATAGCGAAGTGGAAGATCATAGTGCAACCCACTCGCATGATTTGACATATATGTGCGATCTTGACGGCTGTAATAAACATTTCAAAACCCCAACCGATTTTAGAAAGCACAAGCTTTATCACAAAGATGATAAACGACAACACACATGCCACATCTGTGGCGTAAGCTTTCGGACAACTTCGACTCTCACAAGACATGTGAATGgtgtacattttaaaaataacagaCCCTACAAATGCACGTACTGTGACAGTCGTTTCCTTTGGAAGGGAATGCAGCAAAGACACGAAAAATTACGACATCTCAATGAAAGACGCTTTGTGTGTGAAGTCTGTGGAAAGTCCTTCAAAGAAAAGACACAGCTGGTTACTCATAATTACAGTCACACCGGTGAGCGACCATTCGCTTGTCATCTGTGTGAGTATCGATGTGTTCGCCGAGACTATCTGACCAACCACATGCGTTTACACACTGGTAAACGCCCATACAGATGTGAACTGTGTGAGACAACATGTATGCACAAATCTGCCCTAAATTATCACATGAAGAAAGTTCACTAG